In Sphingomonas sp. PAMC26645, one DNA window encodes the following:
- a CDS encoding LysR substrate-binding domain-containing protein: protein MRRLPPLGAIEAFVQVARLGSIKAAAEDLALSAPALSRRVQSLERFIAKPLFARRHQAMVLNADGERLLAQIAPVLDSLSDAVESLTSTTEVLRLRLGILPLYASQKLFPRLGELRTSHPELHLDIDTAAHLVSRLGDGLDAVIALSREIDPAFYARRLDRNSVYVIGARSLLERADPVTRPEQLSTLTALVHRDMTDTFTAWRTAAGLDDIEPLAIDHFDSGALMLEAAAQGLGVAFMHASHFEDANDPRLVRLFDIEVESPYSYWFVCRPRALQTKPVKLFHDWLIRTVAEV, encoded by the coding sequence ATGCGCAGGCTGCCGCCACTGGGGGCTATCGAGGCGTTCGTGCAGGTCGCGCGGCTGGGGTCGATCAAGGCCGCCGCCGAGGATCTCGCACTGTCCGCGCCTGCGCTCAGCCGCCGCGTGCAGAGTCTCGAGCGGTTCATCGCCAAGCCGCTGTTCGCACGCCGTCATCAGGCGATGGTGCTGAATGCGGACGGCGAACGGCTTCTGGCACAGATCGCACCGGTGCTCGACTCGCTTTCGGACGCGGTCGAATCGCTGACCAGCACGACTGAGGTGCTGCGGCTGCGTCTCGGGATCCTGCCGCTCTATGCCTCACAGAAACTGTTTCCACGTCTGGGCGAGCTTAGGACGTCGCACCCGGAGCTGCATCTCGATATCGATACTGCGGCGCATCTGGTGTCGCGGCTCGGCGATGGGCTCGACGCGGTGATCGCCCTGTCGCGCGAGATCGATCCGGCGTTCTACGCGCGGCGGCTCGATCGGAACTCGGTATATGTGATCGGTGCGCGGAGTTTGCTGGAGCGCGCGGACCCGGTCACGCGACCCGAACAGCTCTCGACGCTGACCGCGCTGGTGCACCGCGACATGACAGATACGTTCACGGCATGGCGGACGGCGGCGGGGCTCGACGATATCGAGCCGCTGGCGATCGATCATTTCGATTCGGGGGCTTTGATGCTGGAGGCTGCCGCGCAAGGGCTCGGCGTCGCGTTCATGCATGCGAGCCACTTCGAGGATGCGAACGATCCGCGACTGGTCCGCCTGTTCGATATCGAGGTGGAGAGCCCGTACAGCTACTGGTTCGTATGCCGCCCGCGGGCGTTGCAGACCAAGCCGGTCAAGCTGTTCCACGACTGGCTGATACGGACGGTGGCGGAGGTCTGA
- a CDS encoding peptidylprolyl isomerase, with translation MADTPETLTLTLDGGDVTIKLRPDLAPKHVERIVELANEGFYDGVPFHRVIPGFMAQGGDGGRGDGTGGSSKPNLKAEFSAEPHVRGVCSMARTNQPDTANSQFFIVFDDARFLDKQYTVWGEVTDGMDLIDALPKGEPPRSPGKIVKARAA, from the coding sequence ATGGCTGACACCCCCGAAACGCTGACGCTGACCCTCGACGGCGGCGACGTCACGATCAAGCTGCGCCCCGATCTGGCGCCCAAGCACGTCGAGCGGATCGTCGAGCTGGCGAACGAAGGCTTCTACGATGGCGTACCCTTCCACCGCGTGATCCCGGGCTTCATGGCGCAGGGCGGTGATGGTGGTCGCGGCGACGGCACCGGCGGGTCGAGCAAGCCCAACCTCAAGGCGGAATTCTCGGCCGAGCCACATGTCCGCGGCGTGTGCTCGATGGCACGCACGAACCAGCCCGACACGGCGAACTCGCAGTTCTTCATCGTGTTCGACGACGCGCGCTTCCTCGACAAGCAGTACACCGTCTGGGGCGAAGTCACCGACGGCATGGACCTGATCGACGCGCTGCCGAAGGGCGAGCCCCCGCGTTCGCCGGGCAAGATCGTCAAGGCACGCGCTGCGTAA
- the mgtE gene encoding magnesium transporter, whose protein sequence is MSELELPEVETDTQPENQLDRDDHLRPEFVRAVLDAVEDGDDEAARTLVEPLHPADIADLFELTPQQDRAALARAVTDLLDGDVFAEMNDYVREDLIDALEPHQVADLASELDTDDAVAIIEDMDEDEQRAVLRALDPDDRAAIEEALSYAEESAGRLMQRELIAVPEHWTVGDAIDYLRGHEELTTDFWEIFVVDPAHKPIGTCQLSWMLRTPRGIAIADVMKREQTLIPVDMDQEEVALRFQKYALISAAVVDHGGRLVGMITVDDIVHIISEEAGEDTLRLAGAGDGDINEPIRLTVRTRFTWLVVNLGTAMVASSVVGLFQGTIASFALLAVLMPIVSGMGGNAGTQTLAVVVRALATNQLTSSNTARMIGREFRIAAANGVMLGALIGLGTYVIFRNTDLSLVIAAAMLVNNITAGLSGVLVPVTLDKFRIDPAVSSAVFVTTMTDTMGFFSFLGLASLWGLHG, encoded by the coding sequence ATGAGCGAACTCGAGCTTCCCGAGGTCGAAACCGACACCCAGCCCGAAAATCAGCTCGACCGCGACGACCATCTGCGTCCGGAATTCGTGCGGGCGGTGCTCGATGCGGTCGAGGATGGCGACGACGAGGCAGCGCGTACGCTGGTCGAGCCGTTGCACCCGGCCGACATCGCCGATCTATTCGAGCTGACCCCGCAACAGGATCGCGCGGCGCTGGCCCGTGCGGTCACCGACCTGCTCGACGGCGACGTGTTCGCCGAAATGAACGATTACGTCCGCGAGGATCTGATCGATGCGCTCGAGCCGCACCAGGTCGCCGATCTCGCGTCTGAACTCGATACCGACGATGCCGTCGCGATCATCGAGGACATGGACGAGGACGAGCAGCGCGCGGTGCTGCGCGCGCTCGATCCGGATGATCGCGCGGCGATCGAGGAGGCGCTGAGCTACGCCGAGGAGTCCGCCGGTCGCCTGATGCAGCGTGAGCTGATCGCGGTGCCCGAGCATTGGACCGTCGGCGACGCGATCGATTACCTCCGCGGGCATGAGGAGCTGACGACTGATTTTTGGGAGATCTTCGTCGTCGACCCTGCGCACAAGCCGATCGGCACGTGCCAGCTGTCGTGGATGCTGCGGACGCCGCGCGGGATCGCGATCGCCGACGTGATGAAGCGCGAGCAGACGCTGATCCCGGTCGACATGGATCAGGAGGAAGTCGCGCTGCGCTTCCAGAAATACGCGCTGATCTCCGCCGCGGTGGTCGATCATGGCGGACGGCTGGTCGGGATGATCACGGTCGACGACATCGTCCACATCATTTCGGAAGAAGCCGGCGAGGATACGCTGCGTCTGGCAGGGGCCGGCGACGGCGACATCAACGAGCCGATCCGGCTGACGGTGCGGACGCGGTTCACGTGGCTGGTGGTCAATCTCGGCACCGCGATGGTCGCATCGTCGGTCGTGGGGTTGTTCCAGGGGACGATCGCGAGCTTTGCGCTGCTCGCGGTGCTGATGCCGATCGTCTCTGGGATGGGCGGCAACGCCGGTACGCAGACTCTGGCGGTGGTGGTGCGCGCGCTCGCGACAAACCAGCTTACGAGTTCGAACACCGCGCGGATGATCGGCCGCGAGTTCCGGATCGCCGCCGCGAATGGCGTCATGCTGGGCGCGCTGATCGGACTTGGGACGTATGTTATCTTCCGCAATACCGACCTGTCGCTGGTGATTGCGGCGGCGATGCTGGTGAATAACATCACGGCAGGGCTGAGTGGCGTGCTGGTACCGGTGACGCTCGACAAGTTCCGGATCGACCCTGCGGTGTCGTCGGCGGTGTTCGTGACGACGATGACCGACACGATGGGGTTCTTCTCGTTCCTCGGGCTGGCGTCTTTGTGGGGTCTGCACGGTTGA
- a CDS encoding DUF1489 domain-containing protein, which produces MPLHLTKVAFGAESVDHLAERLRLRGEEGPVFLTTRYLPKRHEEVAGQGSMFWILKHQLIARSPILGFGEAEEGRVAIHIDPKLVLVQARPKRAHQGWRYLEGADAPLDLGGDATGLDVMPPALMTKLAELALI; this is translated from the coding sequence ATGCCGCTCCACCTCACCAAAGTCGCGTTCGGCGCGGAAAGCGTCGACCACCTCGCCGAACGGCTCCGGCTGCGCGGCGAGGAGGGGCCGGTGTTCCTCACCACGCGCTACCTGCCCAAGCGGCATGAGGAGGTCGCTGGTCAGGGTTCGATGTTCTGGATCCTGAAGCACCAGCTGATCGCCCGCTCGCCGATCCTCGGATTCGGCGAGGCTGAGGAAGGTCGCGTCGCCATCCACATCGATCCCAAGCTCGTGCTGGTTCAAGCGCGGCCGAAACGCGCGCATCAGGGGTGGCGGTATCTGGAAGGGGCGGATGCGCCGCTCGATCTGGGTGGCGATGCGACCGGGCTGGACGTAATGCCGCCCGCGCTAATGACCAAGCTGGCGGAATTGGCGCTCATTTAA
- a CDS encoding DUF2807 domain-containing protein gives MRYLLAASLLLSSPAFAQSSPTSRTVSVGSFDRVRVEGPFEVRVTIGSPRATITGPGRGDDVAVRVDGTTLSVRKGTGGWGEQTRGGGGAGPILVTLSTPGLTSASVAAGGRLTIAKMRGMRVDVTVSGNGSLALAAADTDQLNATLIGTGQMTLAGRAARARLVTSGPGAIDASGLAVNDLTVHLDGVGETKAAARYTAQVTNSGLGTVTITGNAKCRVDAAAGGPVVCGKPAAGVSAP, from the coding sequence ATGAGATATCTGCTCGCCGCGTCGCTGCTCCTGTCCTCGCCGGCATTCGCCCAGTCTTCCCCGACGAGCCGGACGGTCTCGGTCGGCAGCTTCGATCGCGTGCGGGTCGAGGGGCCGTTCGAGGTCCGCGTCACGATCGGCTCTCCGCGTGCGACCATCACCGGCCCGGGCAGGGGGGACGATGTGGCCGTCCGGGTCGATGGTACCACGCTGTCGGTGCGAAAGGGTACCGGCGGCTGGGGCGAACAGACGCGCGGCGGCGGCGGGGCGGGGCCGATCCTCGTGACGCTCTCGACACCCGGGCTGACCTCGGCCAGCGTCGCGGCCGGCGGGCGGCTGACGATCGCGAAGATGCGCGGGATGCGCGTCGACGTGACGGTCAGCGGGAACGGGAGCTTGGCACTCGCGGCGGCCGATACCGATCAGCTGAACGCGACGCTGATCGGCACCGGCCAGATGACGCTCGCCGGCCGCGCGGCGCGCGCGCGCCTCGTGACGAGCGGGCCAGGCGCGATCGACGCATCGGGGCTGGCGGTCAATGACCTGACCGTCCACCTCGACGGCGTCGGCGAGACGAAGGCGGCGGCGCGCTACACGGCGCAGGTGACGAACAGCGGGCTGGGAACGGTCACGATCACCGGCAACGCGAAATGCCGCGTCGATGCAGCGGCCGGTGGGCCGGTGGTCTGCGGGAAGCCGGCGGCGGGAGTCTCTGCTCCGTAG
- a CDS encoding head GIN domain-containing protein — MNFLALGLIIPLAACSFSWNGDNEGSGAAAAGSGTTRTFQVAGFNGIDLRGSDDVDVRVGTGFSVRAEGPSEQLDRLRIERDGDTLNIGRKNGASMGWSKGAKVKVYVTLPRLTDASVSGSGNMAVDRVEGGGFEGGIAGSGNLDIAAIKVDVAKFTIAGSGTAHASGTARDLKVDIAGSGDLDGTRFEAQSATVEIAGSGSVRAVVNGAAKVAMLGSGDVDLGSKSRCTISKMGSGRVRCGR, encoded by the coding sequence ATGAACTTTCTTGCGCTCGGACTGATCATTCCTCTCGCGGCCTGCTCGTTCAGCTGGAACGGCGACAATGAAGGCTCGGGGGCTGCGGCGGCCGGCTCGGGGACCACCCGGACCTTCCAGGTTGCCGGTTTCAACGGCATCGACCTTCGGGGCTCGGACGACGTCGACGTCCGCGTCGGTACCGGCTTCTCGGTTCGCGCCGAGGGGCCGAGCGAACAACTCGATCGCCTGCGCATCGAGCGTGACGGGGATACGCTCAATATCGGTCGCAAGAACGGGGCAAGCATGGGCTGGAGCAAGGGGGCCAAAGTTAAGGTGTACGTCACCCTGCCGCGGCTGACCGACGCGAGCGTCTCGGGATCGGGCAACATGGCCGTGGACCGTGTCGAGGGCGGTGGGTTCGAAGGCGGAATCGCCGGATCGGGCAATCTCGACATCGCCGCGATCAAGGTCGACGTTGCGAAATTCACGATCGCCGGATCGGGTACCGCGCATGCGAGCGGCACGGCACGCGATCTGAAGGTGGACATCGCAGGCTCGGGCGATCTCGACGGCACGCGGTTTGAGGCGCAATCGGCGACGGTCGAGATCGCCGGTTCGGGAAGCGTGCGCGCGGTGGTGAACGGCGCTGCCAAGGTCGCCATGTTGGGCTCGGGTGACGTCGATCTCGGGTCGAAATCCCGCTGTACGATCTCGAAGATGGGTTCGGGGCGGGTCCGCTGCGGGCGGTAA
- a CDS encoding CarD family transcriptional regulator, producing the protein MAAKALSFDVGDFVVYPKHGVGRVIELQRSEIAGMTLELYVLRFEKERMTLRVPTNKAESVGMRKLSSDKTMREAMDTLKGKPKVKRTMWSRRAQEYEAKINSGDLVSIAEVVRDLFRADDQPEQSYSERQIFEGATSRLARELAAMEELDEPKAQEKILDILRAAAAIYNKDKVPA; encoded by the coding sequence ATGGCTGCCAAGGCACTGTCCTTCGATGTCGGTGATTTCGTCGTTTATCCCAAGCACGGGGTCGGCCGTGTGATCGAGCTCCAGCGCTCGGAAATCGCCGGCATGACACTGGAACTCTACGTCCTCCGGTTCGAGAAGGAGCGCATGACGCTCCGCGTGCCGACCAACAAGGCCGAAAGCGTCGGCATGCGCAAGCTGTCGTCGGACAAGACGATGCGCGAGGCGATGGACACGCTCAAGGGCAAGCCCAAGGTCAAGCGCACCATGTGGTCGCGCCGCGCGCAGGAATATGAAGCGAAGATCAATTCGGGCGACCTCGTGTCGATCGCCGAAGTGGTCCGCGATCTGTTCCGTGCCGACGATCAGCCCGAGCAGAGCTATTCCGAGCGCCAGATCTTCGAAGGCGCGACCAGCCGCCTCGCGCGCGAACTGGCTGCAATGGAAGAGCTCGACGAGCCCAAGGCGCAGGAGAAGATCCTCGACATCCTCCGCGCCGCGGCCGCGATCTATAACAAGGACAAGGTGCCGGCTTAA
- the fdxA gene encoding ferredoxin FdxA, with protein sequence MTYVVTDACIRCKYMDCVEVCPVDCFYEGENMLVINPSECIDCGVCEPECPAEAILPDTESGLEQWLELNTTFSAQWPNVTRNDNQTPPDADAMKGVEGKFDKYFSPEPGAGD encoded by the coding sequence ATGACCTACGTCGTCACCGATGCCTGCATCCGCTGCAAGTACATGGACTGCGTGGAAGTGTGCCCGGTCGATTGTTTCTACGAGGGCGAGAACATGCTGGTGATCAATCCCAGCGAGTGCATCGACTGCGGCGTGTGCGAGCCGGAATGCCCCGCCGAGGCGATCCTGCCCGATACCGAGAGCGGCCTTGAGCAGTGGCTCGAGCTCAACACGACCTTCTCGGCGCAATGGCCCAACGTCACGCGCAACGACAACCAGACGCCGCCGGATGCCGACGCGATGAAGGGTGTCGAGGGCAAGTTCGACAAGTATTTCTCGCCCGAACCCGGCGCAGGCGACTGA
- a CDS encoding RNA-binding S4 domain-containing protein, translating into MVEGAMRIDRFLWFVRLAKTRSAAQAIAEKGHLRIDGRPIDRAHCPVRIGNVLTFAANDQVRVIRVEALPARRGPAPEAQGCYQDLIAGKTPAGTVRDPASE; encoded by the coding sequence ATGGTTGAAGGCGCGATGCGGATCGATCGGTTCCTGTGGTTCGTGCGGCTCGCGAAAACGCGCAGCGCCGCGCAGGCGATCGCCGAGAAGGGGCACCTGCGCATCGACGGTCGCCCGATCGACCGTGCGCATTGCCCGGTGCGGATTGGGAATGTGCTGACCTTCGCAGCCAACGACCAAGTCCGCGTCATCCGGGTCGAGGCGCTGCCAGCGCGACGGGGGCCGGCGCCCGAGGCGCAAGGATGCTATCAAGATCTGATTGCGGGGAAGACGCCGGCCGGTACCGTCCGCGACCCGGCTTCCGAATGA
- a CDS encoding helicase-related protein: MSDEVSAGVTAVLGPTNTGKTHLAIERMCAHSSGMIGFPLRLLAREVYDRVVAMKGANRVALVTGEEKIVPPDARWFLCTAESMPDRNVAFVGIDEAQLGADPERGHVFTDRLLRARGREETMILGSEALRPMIKKLVPSAEIVNRPRFSTLTYAGAKKISRLPKRSAIVAFSAEEVYAVAEMLRRLRGGAAVVMGALSPRTRNAQVAMFQAGEVDYLVATDAIGMGLNMDVAHVAFASLNKFDGKRQRRLTVAEMAQIAGRAGRHQRDGTFGALSDDGPGAFLPEEVLAIEEHRFPRLENLYWRQGEPDFASIDALIASLEARPPAGVLRAAPQALDLGVLKRLAEEGWVRERARHPAMVARLWAACGLPDFRKVGLDPHARFVSRVFGHLSEGRGHIPHQWFADEIARLDTVAGDVPVIAGRIAATRIWAYIAQRADWLAEPTLWAARTAALEERLSDALHASLTQRFVDKRTTALMRQIGADAGALPVVIGPEGEVMVEDHPIGRLDGFRFTVAADARASDKRLLLAAAEKRLTGERSRRGQSLVDAPDADIALDDVAQIIWAGHPVAKLGAGPSFARPKLILDRSLDCLDKPARERIEARLSLWLGAMLKRRIAVLVHLAELSRDPNATPALRAVASAIEEAGGILPRLPMRLALDAIDPEERKRLRKVGITVGALDLFDARLLKPESARWRRILAAARGTTIAAPRDGATVLARGSEGAVLEAGFRPLGLQAVRIDLIERIARAAHDSRQGRTPFAPDPALATSIGVDPASLERLMAELGFKALAGDTPRWVWRGRPPARAVAPTPIDPSRQNAFAGLAALVRHG, encoded by the coding sequence ATGAGCGACGAAGTCTCCGCTGGCGTGACCGCGGTCCTCGGCCCGACCAACACGGGGAAGACGCACCTCGCGATCGAGCGGATGTGCGCGCATTCGAGCGGCATGATCGGTTTCCCGCTGCGCCTGCTCGCGCGCGAGGTCTATGACCGCGTCGTCGCGATGAAGGGCGCGAACCGAGTCGCGTTGGTCACGGGCGAAGAGAAGATCGTGCCGCCCGACGCACGTTGGTTCCTATGTACCGCCGAGTCGATGCCCGACCGCAACGTCGCCTTCGTCGGTATCGACGAAGCGCAACTCGGTGCCGATCCGGAGCGCGGCCACGTCTTTACCGACCGGCTGCTGCGGGCCCGGGGCCGCGAAGAGACGATGATCCTCGGCTCCGAGGCGTTGCGGCCGATGATCAAGAAGCTCGTTCCCAGTGCGGAGATCGTCAACCGGCCGCGATTCTCGACGCTGACCTATGCTGGCGCGAAGAAGATCAGTCGGCTGCCCAAGCGCTCGGCGATCGTCGCGTTCTCCGCGGAGGAAGTGTACGCGGTCGCCGAGATGCTTCGGCGCCTTCGCGGTGGTGCGGCCGTCGTCATGGGGGCGCTGTCGCCGCGCACCCGCAACGCGCAGGTCGCGATGTTCCAGGCGGGCGAGGTTGATTACTTGGTCGCGACCGACGCGATCGGCATGGGGCTCAACATGGACGTCGCGCATGTCGCGTTCGCCAGCCTCAACAAGTTCGACGGCAAGCGCCAGCGTCGCCTGACGGTGGCGGAGATGGCGCAGATCGCCGGGCGTGCGGGGCGGCACCAGCGCGATGGCACGTTCGGCGCGCTGTCCGACGACGGACCCGGCGCGTTCCTCCCCGAGGAAGTGCTGGCGATCGAGGAACACCGGTTTCCGCGACTGGAAAACCTCTACTGGCGACAAGGCGAACCCGATTTCGCGAGCATCGACGCGCTGATCGCCAGCCTGGAGGCGCGCCCACCCGCCGGCGTTTTGCGTGCCGCGCCGCAAGCGCTCGACCTCGGCGTCTTGAAGCGGCTGGCCGAGGAGGGCTGGGTGCGCGAGCGGGCGCGGCATCCGGCAATGGTCGCGCGACTTTGGGCGGCGTGTGGCTTGCCCGATTTTCGGAAAGTCGGCCTCGACCCACATGCGCGGTTCGTGTCGCGGGTGTTCGGGCATCTGAGCGAAGGGCGGGGGCATATCCCGCACCAGTGGTTCGCCGACGAAATCGCACGGCTCGATACGGTGGCGGGCGACGTCCCGGTGATCGCCGGGCGGATCGCGGCAACACGGATCTGGGCGTATATCGCGCAGCGCGCCGACTGGCTGGCCGAACCAACGCTCTGGGCCGCGCGTACCGCCGCGCTCGAAGAACGCCTGTCGGATGCGCTCCACGCCAGCCTGACGCAGCGGTTCGTCGACAAGCGCACGACCGCGCTGATGCGCCAGATTGGCGCGGATGCGGGCGCGCTGCCGGTAGTGATCGGGCCCGAGGGCGAGGTGATGGTCGAGGATCATCCGATCGGTCGGCTCGACGGGTTCCGGTTTACCGTCGCCGCGGATGCGCGGGCGAGCGACAAGCGGTTGCTGCTCGCGGCGGCGGAGAAGCGTCTCACCGGCGAGCGGTCGCGGCGCGGGCAATCGCTGGTCGATGCGCCGGACGCCGATATCGCGCTCGACGATGTGGCGCAGATCATCTGGGCGGGTCACCCGGTCGCCAAGCTTGGCGCGGGGCCGTCGTTCGCGCGGCCGAAGCTGATCCTCGACCGCTCGCTCGATTGTCTCGACAAGCCCGCGCGCGAGCGGATCGAGGCACGGCTGTCGCTCTGGCTCGGGGCGATGCTCAAGCGGCGGATCGCCGTGCTGGTCCACCTCGCCGAATTGAGCCGTGATCCGAATGCCACGCCGGCGTTGCGAGCGGTCGCGAGTGCGATCGAGGAGGCCGGCGGGATCCTGCCGCGGTTGCCGATGCGGCTGGCGCTCGACGCGATCGATCCCGAGGAGCGCAAGCGGTTGCGCAAGGTCGGCATCACGGTCGGGGCGCTCGACCTGTTCGACGCGCGGTTGCTCAAGCCCGAGTCGGCACGATGGCGGCGGATCCTCGCGGCGGCTCGCGGCACGACGATCGCCGCCCCGCGAGATGGGGCGACCGTGCTGGCGCGTGGCAGCGAGGGTGCGGTTCTTGAGGCAGGGTTCCGCCCCCTCGGGCTCCAGGCGGTCCGGATCGACCTGATCGAGCGTATCGCGCGGGCCGCGCACGACTCGCGGCAGGGTCGCACGCCGTTCGCGCCCGATCCTGCGCTGGCCACCTCGATCGGCGTCGATCCTGCGTCGCTGGAGCGGTTGATGGCCGAACTCGGGTTCAAGGCGCTGGCGGGGGACACGCCGCGCTGGGTCTGGCGTGGGCGTCCGCCAGCGCGGGCTGTGGCTCCGACGCCGATCGATCCGTCGCGGCAGAACGCGTTTGCCGGGCTAGCCGCACTGGTTCGCCATGGTTGA
- a CDS encoding M23 family metallopeptidase, producing MKRRTSIRTISGRARVYLQKDQALELAGGGARGFGRALDRQPDIAPEAAPSRIDWVPDLGARIGSRDWWRGLATCTVLCAATVMLAPGFKPLVGVVPSPLAGAEWEETRAQGIAPLGQGATTGRRMAANDLVAPLANAPERPTLELSATLGQGDAFDRALMRAGVGRNDAEAAAALVAQSVDPKAIPAGTRIALTLGRRPDRTVARPLEQLDFRARFDLALSLTRGAGGLTVNRKPIAIDSTPLRIQGLVGSSLYRSARAAGVPGKAVESFIKAISTRLSIGRDVTAADTFDVIVERERAATGETRIGELLFAGIDQGRRKVQLVRFAPDATNVDTEDKSSRGGWFDANGQTERRAVSGMPVTGRITSNYGMRFHPLLGFTRMHKGLDIGAPYGSPIHAMTDGVVAFAGRTGGYGNFVKLVHGGGMASGYGHMSRIAVSSGTRVRQGHVIGYVGSTGMSTGPHLHWEVWKNGAAINPRSVSFASVAQLSGEKLRAFKARVAQLLTIRVGV from the coding sequence ATGAAACGGCGCACGAGCATTCGGACGATTTCGGGGCGGGCACGCGTGTATTTGCAGAAGGATCAGGCGCTGGAACTGGCGGGCGGCGGGGCGCGCGGCTTTGGTCGTGCGCTCGATCGGCAGCCGGATATCGCGCCAGAGGCTGCCCCCTCGCGGATCGACTGGGTGCCCGATCTCGGCGCACGGATCGGTAGTCGCGACTGGTGGCGCGGGCTCGCGACCTGCACCGTGCTGTGTGCCGCGACCGTCATGCTAGCGCCGGGGTTCAAGCCGCTGGTCGGTGTAGTGCCGTCGCCGCTAGCCGGCGCCGAGTGGGAGGAGACGCGGGCGCAAGGCATCGCGCCGCTCGGCCAGGGCGCGACTACCGGGCGGCGGATGGCGGCCAACGATCTCGTTGCCCCGCTCGCCAATGCCCCCGAACGTCCGACGCTCGAACTGTCGGCAACGCTCGGCCAGGGCGATGCGTTCGACCGGGCGCTGATGCGCGCTGGCGTCGGTCGGAACGATGCCGAAGCCGCGGCGGCGCTGGTCGCGCAGTCGGTCGATCCGAAGGCCATCCCGGCGGGCACGCGGATCGCGCTTACGCTCGGGCGGCGGCCGGATCGCACCGTCGCGCGGCCACTGGAGCAGCTCGATTTCCGCGCGCGGTTCGATCTGGCGCTGTCGCTGACGCGTGGTGCGGGCGGGCTGACCGTGAACCGCAAGCCGATCGCAATCGACTCGACCCCGCTGCGGATCCAGGGCCTCGTCGGCTCCAGCCTGTACCGATCCGCGCGTGCCGCCGGTGTTCCTGGAAAGGCCGTGGAGTCGTTCATCAAAGCGATCTCGACGCGACTTTCGATCGGCCGCGACGTGACGGCGGCGGACACCTTCGACGTCATCGTGGAGCGTGAGCGTGCCGCAACCGGTGAGACCCGGATCGGCGAGCTGCTGTTCGCCGGGATCGATCAGGGACGACGCAAGGTGCAGCTCGTGCGGTTCGCACCCGATGCGACGAACGTCGATACCGAGGACAAGTCGAGTCGCGGCGGTTGGTTCGATGCGAACGGCCAGACCGAACGCCGCGCCGTTTCTGGCATGCCGGTCACCGGCCGGATCACGTCGAACTACGGCATGCGGTTCCACCCGCTGCTGGGCTTCACGCGCATGCACAAGGGCCTCGACATCGGCGCACCGTACGGATCGCCGATCCACGCGATGACCGACGGCGTCGTAGCATTCGCGGGGCGGACCGGCGGCTATGGCAATTTCGTCAAACTGGTGCACGGCGGCGGGATGGCGAGCGGCTACGGCCATATGAGCCGGATCGCGGTGTCATCGGGCACGCGGGTCCGGCAGGGCCACGTGATCGGCTATGTCGGATCGACCGGCATGTCGACTGGCCCGCATCTTCACTGGGAGGTGTGGAAGAACGGCGCGGCCATCAACCCGCGATCGGTCTCGTTTGCGAGCGTGGCGCAGTTGTCGGGGGAGAAACTGCGCGCGTTCAAGGCAAGGGTCGCCCAGCTGCTGACAATACGGGTCGGCGTCTAA
- a CDS encoding YdeI/OmpD-associated family protein, with translation MANSFLHGTVHTASDDLQSAICSDPSLFALWQTLTPLGRNEFICWIEDAKQPKTRQRRIERTGQELFEGKKRPCCWAGCIHRTDKAPSRWQQAVLIDRKTKNGM, from the coding sequence GTGGCGAACTCTTTTCTTCACGGCACTGTCCATACCGCCAGCGACGATCTCCAGTCGGCGATTTGCTCCGATCCAAGCCTCTTTGCACTGTGGCAGACGCTGACCCCGCTCGGCCGGAACGAGTTCATCTGCTGGATAGAGGACGCAAAACAGCCGAAAACGCGACAGCGCCGCATAGAACGTACGGGTCAGGAGCTGTTCGAGGGCAAGAAGCGCCCCTGTTGCTGGGCGGGCTGTATTCACCGTACCGACAAGGCCCCGAGCCGATGGCAGCAGGCCGTCCTGATCGACCGAAAAACAAAGAACGGCATGTGA